A genomic stretch from Flavobacterium humidisoli includes:
- the rplX gene encoding 50S ribosomal protein L24, whose protein sequence is MIKLKIKSGDIVRVIAGDHKGAEGKVLRVYREKNKAIVEGVNMVSKHTKPSAKNPQGGIVKKEASIQISNIALIDPKTKETTRVGIRVEGDKKVRFSKKSNQVL, encoded by the coding sequence ATGATAAAGCTAAAAATAAAATCAGGAGATATCGTAAGAGTTATTGCTGGAGACCATAAAGGGGCTGAAGGTAAAGTTTTACGTGTTTACCGTGAAAAAAACAAAGCGATCGTTGAAGGTGTAAACATGGTTTCTAAACATACTAAACCAAGTGCTAAAAACCCTCAAGGTGGTATCGTTAAGAAAGAAGCTTCTATTCAAATTTCTAACATTGCTTTAATTGATCCTAAAACTAAGGAAACAACTAGAGTAGGTATTAGAGTAGAAGGAGATAAGAAAGTAAGATTTTCAAAAAAATCTAATCAAGTACTATAG
- the rplN gene encoding 50S ribosomal protein L14 produces the protein MVQQESRLKVADNTGAKEVLTIRVLGGTKRRYASVGDKIVVSIKDATPNGNVKKGAVSTAVVVRTKKEVRRADGSYIRFDDNACVLLNAAGEMRGTRVFGPVARELREKQFMKIVSLAPEVL, from the coding sequence ATGGTACAACAAGAATCAAGACTAAAAGTAGCAGATAACACGGGAGCTAAAGAAGTTTTAACTATTCGTGTTTTAGGAGGTACTAAAAGAAGATATGCCTCTGTTGGTGACAAAATTGTAGTTTCTATCAAAGATGCAACTCCAAACGGAAACGTGAAAAAAGGAGCTGTTTCAACTGCAGTTGTTGTGCGTACTAAAAAAGAAGTGAGAAGAGCTGATGGTTCTTATATCCGTTTCGATGATAATGCATGTGTTCTTTTGAACGCTGCAGGGGAAATGAGAGGAACTCGTGTTTTTGGTCCGGTAGCAAGAGAACTTCGTGAAAAACAATTCATGAAAATTGTATCATTAGCACCAGAAGTGCTTTAA
- the rpsQ gene encoding 30S ribosomal protein S17 — MEEKRNLRKERIGVVTSNKMDKSIVISEVRKVKHPLYGKFVLKTKKYVAHDETNDCNIGDTVRISETRPLSKTKCWRLVEILERAK; from the coding sequence ATGGAAGAAAAAAGAAATTTAAGAAAAGAAAGAATAGGTGTTGTTACTTCAAATAAGATGGATAAATCTATCGTTATTTCGGAAGTAAGAAAAGTAAAACACCCATTATACGGTAAGTTCGTGTTGAAAACTAAGAAATATGTTGCACACGACGAAACAAACGACTGTAACATTGGAGATACTGTAAGAATTAGCGAAACGCGTCCTTTAAGTAAAACAAAATGTTGGAGATTAGTTGAAATCTTAGAAAGAGCTAAATAA
- the rpmC gene encoding 50S ribosomal protein L29, translated as MKQSEIKDLSAAELQEKLSQTKKVYADLKMAHAISPIANPLQIRSVRRTVARLATELTKRELQ; from the coding sequence ATGAAACAATCAGAAATAAAAGATCTTTCTGCAGCGGAGTTGCAAGAAAAGCTTAGTCAAACTAAGAAAGTATATGCTGACCTAAAAATGGCTCACGCAATCTCTCCAATTGCTAACCCACTTCAAATTAGAAGCGTTAGAAGAACAGTTGCAAGATTAGCTACAGAGTTAACTAAAAGAGAGTTACAATAA
- the rplP gene encoding 50S ribosomal protein L16, whose amino-acid sequence MLQPKRTKYRKVQKGRMKGNSQRGHELSNGMFGIKSVHEDGMFLTSRQIEAARIAATRYMKREGQLWIKIFPDKPITKKPLEVRMGKGKGAVEYWAAVVKPGRIMFEVGGVPLSVAKEALRLAAQKLPVKTKFVVARDFEA is encoded by the coding sequence ATGTTACAGCCTAAAAGAACAAAATACCGTAAGGTACAAAAAGGTAGAATGAAAGGTAACTCTCAAAGAGGGCATGAGCTTTCAAATGGAATGTTTGGTATTAAATCTGTACATGAAGATGGAATGTTCTTAACTTCTCGTCAAATCGAAGCTGCGCGTATCGCTGCAACTCGTTACATGAAAAGAGAGGGACAATTATGGATTAAAATTTTCCCAGACAAACCTATTACTAAGAAACCTCTTGAAGTACGTATGGGTAAAGGTAAAGGAGCAGTTGAGTATTGGGCTGCTGTTGTTAAACCAGGAAGAATTATGTTTGAAGTTGGAGGAGTTCCATTGTCAGTTGCAAAAGAGGCTTTACGTCTTGCAGCTCAAAAACTTCCAGTAAAAACTAAGTTCGTCGTTGCTAGAGATTTCGAAGCATAA
- the rpsC gene encoding 30S ribosomal protein S3, producing the protein MGQKTNPIGNRLGIIRGWDSNWYGGNDYGDKLAEDHKIRKYIHARLSKASVSKVIIERTLKLVTVTITTARPGIIIGKGGQEVDKLKEELKKVTDKEVQINIFEIKRPELDAYLVATSIARQIESRISYRRAIKMAIAASMRMNAEGIKVLISGRLNGAEMARSEGFKEGRIPLSTFRADIDYALAEAHTTYGRMGIKVWIMKGEVYGKRELSPLAGMDKKQSGTGGGKGGDAPRGKSNFNKGGKPDARKRK; encoded by the coding sequence ATGGGACAAAAGACAAATCCAATTGGAAATAGACTTGGTATCATCAGAGGATGGGACTCAAACTGGTATGGTGGAAATGATTACGGTGATAAACTTGCCGAAGATCACAAAATCAGAAAGTATATCCACGCTCGTTTATCAAAAGCTAGTGTATCAAAAGTAATCATCGAGAGAACTTTAAAACTTGTAACCGTTACTATCACTACTGCTAGACCTGGTATCATTATCGGAAAAGGTGGGCAAGAGGTAGACAAGTTAAAAGAAGAACTTAAGAAAGTTACTGACAAAGAGGTTCAAATCAACATCTTTGAAATCAAAAGACCTGAGTTAGATGCTTATCTTGTGGCGACAAGCATCGCTCGTCAAATCGAAAGCCGTATTTCTTACAGACGTGCAATCAAAATGGCTATTGCTGCTTCTATGCGTATGAACGCTGAAGGTATCAAAGTTTTGATTTCTGGTCGTTTGAATGGTGCTGAGATGGCGCGTTCGGAAGGTTTCAAAGAAGGTAGAATTCCTCTATCAACTTTCAGAGCTGACATTGATTATGCACTTGCTGAAGCTCATACTACTTACGGTAGAATGGGTATCAAAGTGTGGATCATGAAAGGTGAAGTTTACGGTAAGAGAGAACTTTCTCCACTTGCTGGAATGGACAAAAAACAATCTGGTACAGGTGGTGGAAAAGGTGGAGATGCTCCTAGAGGCAAATCTAACTTTAACAAAGGTGGAAAACCAGACGCTCGTAAAAGAAAGTAA
- the rplV gene encoding 50S ribosomal protein L22 → MGVRKRETADARKEANKSIAFAKLNNCPTSPRKMRLVADLVRGQKVERALNILRFSSKEASRKLEKLLLSAINNWEQKNSEGNLEEAGLFVKEIRVDGGMMLKRLRPAPQGRAHRIRKRSNHVTIVLGAINNTQSNS, encoded by the coding sequence ATGGGAGTTCGTAAAAGAGAAACAGCAGATGCGAGAAAAGAGGCTAATAAGTCTATCGCTTTCGCAAAATTGAATAACTGCCCTACTTCACCTAGAAAAATGCGCTTAGTAGCGGACTTGGTAAGAGGTCAGAAGGTAGAAAGAGCACTTAACATTTTAAGATTCAGTTCTAAAGAAGCTTCAAGAAAATTAGAAAAACTATTATTATCTGCAATCAATAACTGGGAGCAAAAAAATAGTGAAGGTAATTTAGAAGAGGCTGGATTATTTGTTAAAGAGATCAGAGTAGATGGTGGAATGATGTTAAAAAGACTTCGTCCAGCTCCACAAGGTCGTGCACACAGAATAAGAAAACGTTCTAATCACGTAACAATCGTGCTTGGAGCTATCAATAACACACAAAGCAATTCTTAA
- the rpsS gene encoding 30S ribosomal protein S19: MARSLKKGPFVHYKLDKKVQENVESGKNAVVKTWSRASMITPDFVGQTIAVHNGRQFVPVYVTENMVGHKLGEFSPTRSFRGHAGAKNKGKK; encoded by the coding sequence ATGGCACGTTCATTAAAAAAAGGACCTTTCGTTCATTATAAATTAGACAAGAAAGTTCAAGAAAACGTAGAAAGTGGTAAAAATGCAGTTGTTAAGACTTGGTCTAGAGCTTCAATGATTACTCCAGATTTCGTTGGACAAACTATCGCAGTTCATAACGGTCGTCAATTTGTACCAGTTTACGTAACAGAAAACATGGTAGGTCACAAATTAGGAGAGTTTTCGCCAACTAGATCTTTTAGAGGTCATGCTGGAGCAAAAAATAAAGGTAAAAAATAA
- the rplB gene encoding 50S ribosomal protein L2, translating into MSVRKLKPITPGQRFRVVNGYDAITTDKPERSLIAPIKNSGGRNSQGKMTMRYTGGGHKQRYRIIDFKRTKDGIPATVKSIEYDPNRTAFIALLAYADGEKTYIIAQNGLKVGQKLVSGPESQPEIGNTLPLSRIPLGTVISCIELRPGQGAVIARSAGTFAQLMARDGKYATIKMPSGETRLILLTCSATIGAVSNSDHQLVVSGKAGRTRWLGRRPRTRPVAMNPVDHPMGGGEGRSSGGHPRSRNGLPAKGYRTRSKKNPSNKYIVERRKK; encoded by the coding sequence ATGTCAGTAAGAAAATTAAAACCTATTACCCCGGGTCAGCGATTTAGAGTTGTGAATGGTTATGACGCTATTACAACTGATAAGCCGGAACGCTCATTGATAGCGCCGATAAAAAACTCTGGAGGTAGAAATAGTCAAGGAAAGATGACCATGCGTTATACGGGTGGTGGTCACAAGCAGAGATATCGTATTATTGATTTCAAAAGAACTAAAGATGGAATTCCAGCTACAGTGAAATCAATTGAATACGATCCAAATCGTACTGCATTTATCGCTTTATTAGCTTACGCTGATGGAGAGAAAACTTATATTATCGCACAAAACGGATTGAAAGTTGGTCAGAAATTAGTTTCTGGGCCAGAGTCTCAACCAGAAATCGGTAATACATTACCTTTAAGCAGAATTCCTCTTGGAACTGTTATATCTTGTATTGAGTTACGTCCAGGACAAGGAGCTGTTATCGCTCGTTCAGCTGGAACTTTTGCTCAGTTAATGGCAAGAGACGGGAAATATGCAACAATTAAAATGCCTTCTGGTGAGACAAGATTAATCTTGTTAACTTGTTCGGCTACAATTGGAGCTGTTTCTAATTCTGACCACCAATTAGTTGTATCTGGAAAAGCAGGTAGAACAAGATGGTTAGGAAGAAGACCTAGAACTAGACCAGTAGCGATGAACCCAGTTGATCACCCTATGGGAGGTGGTGAAGGACGTTCTTCTGGAGGGCACCCACGTTCAAGAAACGGATTGCCAGCTAAAGGTTACAGAACTCGTTCTAAGAAAAACCCGAGTAACAAGTATATCGTAGAACGTAGAAAGAAATAA
- the rplW gene encoding 50S ribosomal protein L23, protein MSIIIRPIVTEKVTKESEVLNRFGFVVNKKANKVEIKKAVEAAYGVTIVSVNTMNVRPDRSTKYTKSGLISGKTNAYKKAIVQVQEGETIDFYNNI, encoded by the coding sequence ATGAGCATTATTATTAGACCTATAGTAACGGAAAAAGTAACCAAAGAAAGTGAAGTTCTAAACCGCTTCGGATTCGTTGTTAACAAAAAAGCAAACAAAGTTGAGATTAAGAAAGCTGTTGAGGCTGCTTATGGAGTAACTATCGTTTCTGTTAATACAATGAATGTGAGACCAGATAGATCTACTAAATACACTAAAAGTGGTTTAATCAGTGGAAAGACAAATGCTTACAAAAAAGCAATTGTACAAGTACAAGAAGGAGAAACAATTGATTTTTACAACAATATCTAA
- the rplD gene encoding 50S ribosomal protein L4 gives MEVKVLDFNGKDTGRKVQLSDSVFAIEPNNHAVYLDVKQYLANQRQGTHKAKERAEVTGSTRKIKKQKGTGTARAGSVKNPLFKGGGTVFGPRPRSYSFKLNKGLKRLARKSAFSIKAKESNIVVLEDFNFEAPNTKNFINVLKALGLENKKSLFVLGESNKNVYLSSRNLKASNVVTSSELSTYAILNANNLVLLEGSLELIEENLSK, from the coding sequence ATGGAAGTAAAAGTATTAGATTTCAACGGAAAAGATACTGGTAGAAAAGTTCAACTTTCTGATTCAGTATTCGCAATTGAGCCAAACAATCACGCAGTATATCTTGATGTTAAGCAATATCTTGCTAATCAAAGACAAGGTACTCACAAAGCTAAAGAAAGAGCTGAAGTAACTGGAAGTACTCGTAAGATTAAAAAACAAAAAGGAACTGGTACTGCACGTGCAGGAAGTGTTAAGAATCCATTGTTTAAAGGTGGTGGAACAGTTTTCGGACCAAGACCAAGAAGTTATTCATTCAAATTGAATAAAGGCTTAAAGAGATTAGCTAGAAAATCAGCTTTCTCAATCAAAGCAAAAGAGTCAAATATCGTAGTTTTAGAAGACTTTAATTTTGAAGCGCCAAACACTAAAAATTTCATTAACGTTTTGAAAGCTTTAGGGTTAGAGAATAAAAAATCTTTATTTGTGTTGGGTGAGTCAAATAAAAATGTATATTTGTCGTCACGTAATTTAAAGGCTTCAAACGTCGTAACTAGCTCAGAATTAAGCACTTACGCAATATTAAATGCTAATAATTTAGTGCTTTTGGAAGGTTCTTTAGAGTTAATTGAAGAAAATTTAAGTAAATAA
- the rplC gene encoding 50S ribosomal protein L3, translating into MSGLIGKKIGMTSIFDENGKNIPCTVIEAGPCVVTQVRTKEVDGYEALQLGFDDKNEKHSTKAALGHFKKAGTVAKKKVVEFQDFATEQKLGDLVDVTIFEEGEFVDVQGVSKGKGFQGVVKRHGFGGVGQATHGQHNRLRAPGSVGASSYPSRVFKGMRMAGRMGGENVKIQNLRVLKVVADKNLLVVKGCVPGHKNSYVIIQK; encoded by the coding sequence ATGTCTGGGTTAATTGGTAAGAAAATCGGCATGACTAGTATCTTTGATGAAAACGGGAAAAACATTCCTTGTACAGTAATCGAAGCTGGCCCATGCGTTGTTACCCAAGTCAGAACCAAAGAGGTTGACGGGTATGAAGCGTTGCAACTTGGTTTCGATGACAAAAACGAGAAACATTCTACTAAAGCTGCTTTAGGGCACTTTAAAAAAGCGGGAACTGTTGCTAAGAAAAAAGTCGTTGAATTTCAGGATTTTGCAACTGAACAAAAATTAGGAGATCTTGTAGATGTTACTATTTTTGAAGAAGGGGAATTTGTGGATGTACAAGGTGTGTCTAAAGGTAAAGGTTTCCAAGGTGTTGTTAAACGTCACGGTTTTGGTGGTGTTGGACAAGCTACTCATGGTCAGCACAACCGTTTAAGAGCGCCAGGTTCTGTAGGAGCTTCTTCTTATCCATCTAGAGTATTCAAAGGAATGCGTATGGCTGGAAGAATGGGAGGAGAAAATGTAAAAATTCAAAACCTTAGAGTTTTAAAAGTAGTTGCTGATAAGAATCTACTTGTTGTTAAAGGATGTGTTCCTGGGCACAAAAACTCTTATGTAATCATTCAGAAGTAA
- the rpsJ gene encoding 30S ribosomal protein S10 translates to MSQKIRIKLKSYDHMLVDKSAEKIVKTVKTTGAVVTGPIPLPTHKKLFTVLRSPHVNKKAREQFEVMSYKRLIDIYSSSSKTIDALMKLELPSGVEVEIKV, encoded by the coding sequence ATGAGTCAAAAAATCAGAATAAAACTAAAATCTTACGATCACATGTTGGTAGATAAATCTGCTGAAAAGATCGTGAAAACAGTAAAAACTACTGGAGCGGTTGTAACGGGTCCAATTCCGTTGCCAACTCACAAAAAACTTTTCACTGTATTACGTTCTCCGCACGTTAATAAAAAAGCGAGAGAGCAATTTGAAGTAATGTCATACAAGAGATTGATTGATATTTATTCATCTTCATCAAAAACTATTGATGCTTTAATGAAACTTGAATTGCCAAGTGGAGTTGAAGTAGAGATTAAAGTATAA
- the fusA gene encoding elongation factor G has translation MARDLKYTRNIGIAAHIDAGKTTTTERILFYTGKSHKIGEVHDGAATMDWMAQEQERGITITSAATTCTWNFPTVQGKVIPESLPYHFNIIDTPGHVDFTVEVNRSLRVLDGLVFLFSAVDGVEPQSETNWRLADQYRVPRMGFVNKMDRQGANFLAVCGQVKDMLKSNAVAITLPIGDEADFKGIVDLVKNQAIVWHDETQGATFDIVDIPADMVDDVKHYRSILIEEIATYDENLLDKYMEDENSITEEEINNALRAATIDMAIIPMLAGSSFKNKGVQFMLDAVCKYLPSPLDKEGIEGIHPDDAELLEEDQTKILRRPDVKEPFAALAFKIATDPFVGRLAFFRAYSGRLDAGSYVLNTRSGNKERISRIYQMHANKQNPIEFIEAGDIGAAVGFKDIKTGDTLCDEKSPIILESMKFPEPVIGIAIEPKTKADVDKMGMALAKLAEEDPTFTVRTDEASGQTIISGMGELHLDILVDRMKREFKVEVNQGEPQVEYKEAFTKSAQHRETYKKQSGGRGKFGDIVFRIEPADEVDGKVPVGLQFVNEVKGGNVPKEYIPAVEKGFREAMKTGPLAGYAVDSLKVTLLDGSFHPVDSDALSFELAARMGYKESGRAAGAVILEPIMKIEVITPEENMGDIVGDLNRRRGQVNDMGDRNGAKTIKADVPLSEMFGYVTTLRTLSSGRATSTMEFSHYAETPSNISEEVIKKAKGNA, from the coding sequence ATGGCTAGAGATTTAAAATATACAAGAAATATCGGAATCGCTGCTCACATTGATGCTGGTAAGACAACAACAACTGAGCGTATTCTTTTTTATACTGGAAAGTCACACAAAATTGGTGAGGTGCACGATGGTGCTGCAACAATGGACTGGATGGCTCAAGAGCAAGAAAGAGGTATTACAATTACTTCTGCTGCTACAACTTGTACTTGGAATTTTCCAACTGTACAAGGTAAAGTTATTCCAGAATCATTACCATACCACTTTAATATTATTGATACTCCTGGACACGTTGACTTTACTGTAGAGGTAAACCGTTCTTTACGTGTACTTGATGGTTTGGTTTTCTTATTTAGTGCTGTTGATGGTGTTGAGCCTCAATCTGAAACTAACTGGAGACTTGCTGATCAATATAGAGTTCCTCGTATGGGATTCGTAAATAAAATGGACCGTCAAGGTGCTAACTTTTTAGCTGTATGCGGACAGGTTAAAGATATGTTGAAATCGAATGCGGTTGCAATTACTTTGCCTATTGGTGATGAGGCAGATTTTAAAGGTATTGTTGACTTAGTTAAGAATCAGGCTATTGTATGGCATGATGAAACTCAAGGAGCTACTTTTGATATCGTTGATATCCCAGCTGATATGGTTGATGATGTTAAGCATTACCGTTCTATTCTTATCGAGGAGATTGCTACTTATGATGAAAATCTTTTAGATAAGTATATGGAGGATGAGAACTCTATTACTGAAGAAGAGATTAACAATGCGTTGAGAGCTGCTACTATTGATATGGCTATCATTCCAATGCTTGCTGGTTCTTCTTTTAAAAACAAAGGAGTTCAATTTATGTTAGATGCTGTTTGTAAGTATTTGCCATCTCCATTGGATAAAGAAGGTATTGAGGGAATTCACCCTGACGATGCTGAATTATTAGAAGAAGATCAAACTAAAATCTTACGTCGCCCAGATGTAAAAGAGCCGTTTGCTGCTTTGGCATTTAAAATTGCTACTGACCCATTCGTAGGTCGTTTAGCTTTCTTCCGTGCTTACTCTGGACGTTTAGATGCTGGTTCTTATGTTTTAAATACTCGTTCTGGTAATAAAGAGAGAATCTCTCGTATTTACCAAATGCACGCTAATAAGCAAAATCCAATCGAATTTATTGAGGCTGGAGATATTGGAGCTGCTGTAGGATTTAAAGATATCAAAACTGGAGATACTTTGTGTGATGAGAAGAGTCCAATTATCTTGGAATCTATGAAATTCCCAGAGCCAGTAATTGGTATCGCTATTGAGCCTAAAACTAAAGCTGACGTTGATAAAATGGGTATGGCTTTGGCTAAATTAGCTGAGGAAGATCCGACGTTTACTGTAAGAACTGATGAAGCTTCAGGTCAGACTATTATTTCTGGTATGGGTGAGCTTCACTTAGATATCTTAGTTGATCGTATGAAGCGTGAGTTTAAAGTAGAGGTTAATCAAGGTGAGCCACAAGTAGAGTACAAAGAGGCGTTTACTAAATCTGCTCAACATAGAGAAACTTATAAGAAACAATCTGGAGGTCGTGGTAAATTCGGTGATATCGTATTTAGAATCGAGCCTGCTGATGAAGTTGATGGTAAAGTTCCTGTGGGATTACAGTTCGTTAATGAGGTAAAAGGTGGTAACGTTCCTAAAGAATATATCCCTGCTGTTGAAAAAGGTTTCCGTGAGGCTATGAAAACAGGTCCTTTAGCTGGATATGCTGTTGATAGTTTGAAGGTGACTTTGTTAGACGGATCTTTCCACCCTGTGGATTCTGATGCTCTTTCTTTTGAATTAGCTGCAAGAATGGGTTATAAAGAATCTGGACGTGCTGCTGGAGCTGTTATTCTTGAGCCAATCATGAAAATCGAAGTTATCACTCCAGAAGAAAACATGGGTGATATCGTAGGTGACTTGAACCGTCGTAGAGGTCAAGTTAATGATATGGGTGATAGAAATGGTGCTAAAACGATTAAAGCTGATGTGCCTTTATCAGAAATGTTTGGTTATGTAACTACATTGAGAACATTGTCTTCTGGTAGAGCGACTTCAACAATGGAGTTTTCTCACTATGCAGAAACACCTTCTAATATTTCAGAAGAGGTAATCAAAAAAGCAAAAGGTAACGCTTAA
- the rpsG gene encoding 30S ribosomal protein S7: MRKRAAKKRPLLPDPRFNDQLVTRFVNNLMWDGKKSTAFKVFYDAIDIIETKKQNDEKTSLEIWKDALTNVMPHVEVRSRRVGGATFQIPMQIRPDRKISMAMKWLILYSRRRNEKSMAQRLASECLAAAKEEGAAVKKRMDTHKMAEANKAFSHFRF, encoded by the coding sequence ATGAGAAAAAGAGCGGCAAAGAAAAGACCACTTTTACCGGATCCAAGGTTTAATGACCAATTAGTAACACGTTTTGTGAATAACTTAATGTGGGATGGTAAGAAATCTACAGCTTTTAAAGTATTTTATGATGCTATTGATATCATCGAAACTAAAAAGCAAAATGATGAGAAAACTTCATTAGAGATCTGGAAAGATGCTTTAACAAACGTTATGCCTCACGTAGAAGTACGTAGCCGTAGAGTTGGTGGAGCTACATTCCAAATCCCAATGCAAATTCGTCCAGACAGAAAAATTTCTATGGCAATGAAGTGGTTGATACTTTATTCAAGAAGAAGAAATGAAAAATCTATGGCACAACGTTTAGCTTCAGAGTGTTTAGCTGCTGCTAAAGAAGAAGGTGCTGCAGTTAAGAAAAGAATGGATACTCACAAAATGGCAGAAGCTAACAAAGCATTCTCTCATTTTAGATTTTAA
- the rpsL gene encoding 30S ribosomal protein S12, translated as MPTIQQLVRTGRTQITKKSKSVALDSCPQRRGVCTRVYTTTPKKPNSAMRKVARVRLTNGNEVNAYIPGEGHNLQEHSIVLVRGGRVKDLPGVRYHIVRGALDTSGVAGRTQRRSKYGAKRPKEAKK; from the coding sequence ATGCCAACAATTCAACAATTAGTAAGAACAGGAAGAACTCAGATCACTAAGAAGAGTAAATCGGTTGCTTTAGATTCTTGTCCTCAAAGAAGAGGGGTTTGTACGCGTGTTTACACTACTACACCAAAAAAACCAAACTCTGCAATGCGTAAAGTTGCGCGTGTGCGTTTGACAAATGGTAATGAGGTGAATGCTTACATCCCTGGAGAAGGACATAATCTACAAGAGCACTCGATAGTATTAGTGCGAGGTGGAAGGGTAAAAGATTTACCAGGTGTTAGATATCATATCGTTCGTGGAGCTCTTGATACGTCAGGTGTTGCAGGAAGAACGCAAAGAAGATCTAAGTACGGTGCTAAACGCCCAAAAGAAGCAAAAAAGTAA